In Nitrospiria bacterium, the following proteins share a genomic window:
- a CDS encoding UPF0182 family protein yields the protein MIRFWALILVAFIALLLSGNLVSLYTDWLWFIEIGHLPVLITGLTAEIKLGLAFGVLFFIVLYLNLLVAHRQPVGNRWPRPPEWVDLAVRTQIDPQIARGIPVLSIVAAFFGGLNASSQWPAFLLANNASGFGMSDPVFGNDFGFYVFKLPFLSFAQGWLTGTLILVTILTALLYVYHGGLGIGPRGLLIDGKTKRHLTGLIGVILAVKAAGYRLSAYELLSTTRGVVTGAVYSDVHARLPALNALTGLALIAALAVVVGGYARGWRLPVAAIVGLFAVQVLGVSVYPELLHRFRVLPNEIVFERPYIQENIKSTRYAFGLNNIEEQEFPAEENLTLQDLSRNDATIKNVRLWDHRPLLSTYRQLQQIRTYYDFVGVDNDRYGIDGEYRQVMLSPRELSSRNLPGGANWINEHLTYTHGYGVAMGPVNRISKEGLPEFMIKDIPPVSTVPLKITRPEIYYGELTNSYVFAKTKSLEFDYPLGDKNEYTVYDGKGGVPVASLGRKILFSLAFGSMKILLSNDITPESRILYYRNILDRVRRLAPFLSYDHDPYMVITREGRLVWIVDGYTTTDRIPYSYQLQGLGNYVRNSVKGVVDAYDGTVTLYINDPADPVIRTYADIFPGLFRPLEEMPDDLRAHLRYPEDLFSVQARLYATYHMQDPQIFYNREDLWNIPSQGDQDMEPYYTIMKLPRETKEEFILMIPYTPANRDNMAAWIAARADAPHYGKLIVYVFPKQKLIYGPRQIEARVDQDGYISQQISLWNQRGSQVIRGSLLVIPIENSLLYIEPLYLSAEAGSLPELRRVIVAYGNQLSMQENLESALAAIFGSHPAIAAPSEQAPPAPSTGSARDRIRSALSHFERAEELLRQGDWAGFGKELKETGAILKDLAREGK from the coding sequence ATGATCCGATTCTGGGCCCTGATCCTCGTCGCCTTCATCGCGCTGCTCCTGTCGGGCAACCTGGTCTCCCTTTATACCGACTGGCTCTGGTTCATCGAGATCGGACACCTTCCGGTCCTGATCACCGGCCTCACGGCCGAGATCAAGCTGGGTCTGGCGTTCGGCGTCCTGTTTTTCATCGTATTGTACCTCAACCTCCTCGTCGCCCATCGTCAGCCGGTCGGCAACCGATGGCCGCGGCCGCCGGAATGGGTCGACCTGGCCGTCCGCACCCAGATCGACCCTCAAATCGCCAGGGGGATCCCGGTCCTGTCGATCGTGGCGGCTTTCTTCGGCGGACTGAACGCGTCCTCTCAATGGCCGGCCTTTCTGCTTGCAAACAACGCCTCCGGCTTCGGAATGTCCGATCCGGTCTTCGGAAACGATTTCGGCTTCTACGTCTTCAAGCTGCCCTTTTTGAGTTTCGCGCAGGGCTGGCTGACGGGCACGCTGATTCTCGTCACGATTCTCACGGCGCTGCTCTACGTTTATCACGGCGGCCTCGGGATCGGTCCGAGGGGGCTTTTGATCGACGGGAAGACGAAGCGCCATTTGACGGGACTGATCGGAGTGATCCTGGCGGTCAAGGCGGCCGGATACCGGCTGTCGGCTTATGAGCTTCTCTCCACGACCCGCGGGGTGGTCACGGGAGCGGTTTACTCCGATGTCCACGCCCGCCTCCCGGCGCTCAACGCTCTGACCGGACTGGCCCTGATCGCGGCGCTGGCCGTCGTCGTCGGGGGTTACGCGCGGGGCTGGCGCCTCCCGGTCGCCGCGATCGTCGGCCTGTTCGCGGTCCAGGTCCTGGGCGTCTCGGTCTATCCCGAACTGCTCCACCGGTTCCGGGTGCTGCCGAACGAGATCGTCTTCGAGCGTCCGTACATCCAGGAAAACATCAAGTCCACCCGCTACGCCTTCGGGCTGAACAACATCGAAGAGCAGGAATTCCCCGCGGAGGAGAATCTCACGCTTCAGGACCTGTCGAGGAACGACGCCACGATCAAGAACGTCCGGCTGTGGGACCACCGGCCGCTGCTTTCCACCTACCGGCAGCTCCAGCAGATCCGGACCTACTACGACTTCGTCGGCGTGGACAACGACCGGTACGGGATCGACGGGGAATACCGGCAGGTGATGCTCTCCCCGCGCGAGCTTTCGTCCCGGAACCTCCCCGGCGGCGCCAACTGGATCAACGAGCATCTCACCTACACGCACGGCTACGGGGTGGCCATGGGCCCCGTGAACCGGATCTCGAAGGAGGGTCTCCCCGAATTCATGATCAAGGACATCCCTCCCGTCTCGACCGTCCCGCTGAAAATCACCCGGCCCGAGATCTACTACGGCGAGCTGACGAACAGCTACGTGTTCGCGAAGACCAAGTCGCTGGAGTTCGACTATCCCTTGGGGGATAAAAACGAGTACACGGTCTACGACGGAAAGGGCGGCGTCCCGGTCGCCTCCCTGGGGCGGAAGATTTTGTTCTCGCTCGCCTTCGGCTCGATGAAAATACTGCTCTCGAACGACATCACCCCGGAGAGCCGGATCCTGTATTATCGAAACATCCTCGACCGCGTCCGCCGCCTGGCGCCTTTCTTAAGCTACGACCACGACCCCTACATGGTCATCACGCGGGAAGGCCGGCTGGTCTGGATCGTGGACGGGTACACCACGACGGACCGGATTCCCTATTCCTATCAATTGCAGGGCCTCGGCAATTACGTCCGGAACTCGGTCAAGGGGGTGGTCGACGCCTACGACGGCACCGTCACGCTCTATATCAACGATCCCGCCGATCCGGTGATCCGGACCTACGCCGACATCTTCCCGGGGCTCTTCAGGCCCCTGGAGGAAATGCCGGACGACCTCCGGGCCCATCTCCGTTACCCCGAGGACCTCTTCAGCGTCCAGGCCCGTCTCTATGCCACGTACCACATGCAGGACCCGCAGATTTTTTACAACCGCGAAGACCTCTGGAACATCCCGTCCCAGGGCGATCAGGACATGGAACCTTACTATACGATCATGAAGCTTCCCAGGGAGACCAAGGAGGAGTTCATCCTGATGATCCCCTACACCCCGGCGAACCGGGACAACATGGCGGCCTGGATTGCCGCGCGGGCCGACGCCCCCCATTACGGGAAGCTGATCGTCTACGTCTTTCCCAAGCAGAAGCTGATCTACGGCCCGCGTCAGATCGAGGCCCGCGTCGATCAGGACGGCTACATCTCCCAGCAGATCTCGTTGTGGAACCAGCGGGGCTCCCAGGTCATCCGCGGCAGCCTGCTGGTGATCCCGATCGAAAACTCGCTGCTCTACATCGAGCCGCTCTATCTCTCGGCCGAGGCCGGGTCGCTTCCGGAGCTCCGGCGGGTGATCGTCGCGTACGGCAATCAGCTTTCGATGCAGGAGAACCTCGAGAGCGCGCTGGCCGCGATCTTCGGAAGCCATCCGGCGATCGCCGCGCCGTCCGAGCAGGCGCCCCCGGCGCCGTCGACGGGGAGCGCGAGGGACCGGATCCGCTCGGCGCTTTCCCATTTTGAGCGGGCCGAGGAGCTGCTCCGTCAGGGGGATTGGGCCGGCTTCGGAAAAGAGTTGAAGGAGACCGGGGCGATCTTGAAAGACCTGGCGCGGGAGGGAAAATGA
- a CDS encoding ZIP family metal transporter yields the protein MVVLIGIATFFSTLLGGLFALRLKDRLHLILGFSAGAIIGVAFFDLMPEALEIGTRNHSPFTITTVIAAGFLAYLVLDRAVILHGHHEEKDQLRRGSLGAGSLSIHSFLDGAGIGLAFKVSAGLGAVVALAVLTHDFSDGINTVNFILKNKGERIRAFRWLLVDALAPVAGVVSTFFFTLEEETLGLLFALFSGFFLYIGASDLLPESHHAHPVRWTTFMTVAGMGVLYLVTRLAGI from the coding sequence ATGGTTGTATTAATCGGCATCGCCACTTTTTTCTCGACGCTGTTGGGCGGCCTCTTCGCGCTCCGGCTCAAAGACCGCCTCCACCTCATTCTGGGGTTCAGCGCCGGGGCGATCATCGGCGTGGCATTCTTCGACCTCATGCCCGAGGCGCTCGAGATCGGAACCCGAAATCACTCCCCCTTCACGATCACGACGGTCATCGCCGCCGGTTTCCTGGCCTACCTGGTTCTCGATCGGGCCGTGATCCTGCACGGCCATCATGAGGAGAAGGATCAACTTCGCCGAGGGAGTCTCGGCGCGGGCAGCCTTTCCATCCACAGTTTTCTGGACGGCGCGGGCATCGGTCTCGCGTTCAAAGTCTCGGCCGGGCTGGGCGCCGTCGTCGCGCTGGCCGTCCTGACCCACGACTTTTCGGACGGGATCAACACGGTCAATTTTATTTTGAAGAATAAAGGGGAAAGGATCCGGGCGTTCCGCTGGCTGCTGGTCGACGCGCTCGCCCCCGTTGCCGGCGTCGTCTCCACGTTTTTCTTTACCCTCGAGGAGGAGACGCTCGGCCTGCTTTTCGCCCTCTTTTCGGGTTTTTTCCTGTACATCGGCGCGAGCGATTTGCTGCCCGAAAGTCATCACGCCCATCCGGTGAGGTGGACGACCTTCATGACCGTGGCGGGCATGGGGGTTCTTTATCTCGTGACCCGGCTGGCCGGCATCTGA
- a CDS encoding AAA family ATPase: MKKNRSQKAGLTLCQKRALDLLERQGNVFLTGAAGTGKSYLLDRYLIGKSAQDFPVVASTGAAAVLIGGRTFHSFFGLGILEGGPDAAAARALRTRKVVGRLQRACCIVIDEVSMLSGAAMKAAETVARGARGLDAPWGGLRVIAVGDFAQLPPVTPDGRSKDWAFLHPVWPESDFQPALLTTVVRTQDVNFLAVLNFVREGTVNDEVLRFLDQRTAPSSEHEEGARLFPHRAQAEEYNRRRLAALPRPARIFPTRYVGDERYFETARRVVPIPDALLLKEGALVMMRKNDVSGRLRWVNGSLGHVGRMAEDALEVRLLMGEEILLGKEKFSCLDGDGREVASAWNFPVMLAWAATIHKAQGASLDRMIVDLAALWEPGQAYVALSRVRSSSGLLIERWSRSSIRAEPLVTRFYNGLADRARKYVPRPYFEAPGKSKTRKDRKGPARSGAGRKNPMTL, translated from the coding sequence ATGAAAAAAAACCGATCCCAAAAAGCCGGTCTGACCCTCTGCCAGAAGAGGGCGCTCGATCTGCTGGAGCGGCAGGGGAATGTTTTTCTCACCGGAGCCGCCGGCACGGGCAAAAGCTATCTGCTCGACCGCTACCTCATCGGGAAGTCCGCGCAGGATTTCCCGGTTGTCGCCAGCACGGGCGCCGCGGCGGTTCTCATCGGCGGGAGGACCTTCCATAGTTTCTTCGGATTGGGCATTCTCGAGGGGGGACCGGACGCGGCGGCGGCCCGCGCGCTCCGGACCCGCAAGGTCGTCGGCCGGCTTCAACGGGCCTGCTGCATCGTCATCGACGAGGTGTCGATGCTTTCCGGCGCCGCGATGAAGGCGGCGGAGACCGTCGCGCGCGGCGCCCGGGGCCTGGACGCGCCCTGGGGGGGCCTCCGGGTGATCGCCGTCGGGGACTTCGCGCAGCTCCCTCCCGTAACACCCGACGGTCGGAGCAAGGACTGGGCTTTTTTGCATCCCGTCTGGCCGGAGAGCGATTTCCAGCCGGCGCTCCTCACGACCGTCGTGCGCACGCAGGACGTGAATTTTCTCGCCGTGCTCAACTTCGTCCGCGAAGGCACCGTGAACGACGAGGTTCTGCGCTTCCTCGATCAACGCACGGCGCCGTCCTCGGAGCACGAGGAGGGCGCGCGGTTGTTCCCGCATCGGGCGCAGGCCGAGGAATACAACCGCCGCCGACTCGCCGCGCTTCCCCGTCCGGCCCGCATCTTCCCGACCCGGTATGTCGGCGACGAGCGCTATTTCGAAACCGCGCGGCGGGTCGTCCCCATTCCGGATGCGCTTCTTCTCAAGGAAGGAGCCCTGGTCATGATGCGAAAGAACGACGTTTCCGGACGGCTCCGCTGGGTCAACGGCAGCCTCGGGCATGTGGGGCGGATGGCGGAGGACGCGTTGGAGGTCCGTCTGCTGATGGGAGAGGAGATCCTCCTCGGGAAGGAGAAGTTCTCGTGCCTCGACGGAGACGGGCGTGAAGTGGCCTCCGCCTGGAATTTTCCCGTGATGCTGGCCTGGGCCGCCACCATCCACAAGGCGCAGGGCGCCTCGCTGGACCGGATGATCGTCGATCTTGCGGCCCTCTGGGAACCGGGACAGGCCTACGTGGCGCTGAGCCGCGTGCGCTCCTCTTCCGGCCTCCTGATCGAGCGATGGAGCCGGTCCTCCATCCGCGCCGAGCCCTTGGTGACCCGGTTCTACAACGGACTGGCCGACCGGGCCCGGAAGTACGTGCCGCGGCCATACTTCGAAGCGCCGGGGAAGTCCAAGACGCGGAAAGACCGGAAGGGCCCGGCGCGATCCGGCGCCGGACGGAAGAACCCCATGACGCTTTGA
- a CDS encoding cobalamin-dependent protein (Presence of a B(12) (cobalamin)-binding domain implies dependence on cobalamin itself, in one of its several forms, or in some unusual lineages, dependence on a cobalamin-like analog.), translated as MALIQLESAKKTKNLLLLIDPYPEDNPYRISAKEMQAIWFPKLSLPVIASRTPKTWDVRIVDESRAVVRKDMVDAMIRERGAENLLVGISTQMTCYTPRAYEIADQFRARGVKVCMGGTHATYLPDEAKLHADAVVKFEADEIWHRVVADFERGALQPFYEMGDYPTMENYVHPRIDLLPSGCYMTNQCLQTTRGCHFDCEFCSVSPFNGKSSRRRSIDDIIAEIQRIKEWRRNQLVEKMIRGPVWHRIGTGLRILTGIEDGTIFAFVDDLHNSNRDYCKKLWTALKEMNIKWGAQCTLFLGNDPDMVKLAADSGCVSMFVGMESINQDVLTEMNKGFNQDKRYEDQIQCFHDHGIMVNPGIIFGADADDDSVFENTVEFLIKCRVELAYINISTPLPGTALFERLKTEGRIFDWDWSKYDGKHVVYYPKRMTPEVLQEGFFWANRQFFSISSIATRMSSTSQRFAARWVMNWRFRQLIRRTCPAGQLSPLAKTLKKLHVELPSIDTGHLIPNALGAVKTSVKEATTQIDRFLKMKVKKHEGLTTLLIELEGTLDRFNVTEVKKRILRAANKAKMDIVINFEHLKYAAPEAISTLLDWRPLKHLAPAVRVKVMNLKNSFRETVDHLALSGREISKEDLSKPNYA; from the coding sequence ATGGCACTGATCCAATTAGAATCGGCCAAGAAGACCAAGAACTTGCTGCTCCTGATCGATCCCTATCCGGAAGACAATCCCTACCGGATCAGCGCCAAGGAGATGCAGGCGATCTGGTTTCCAAAATTGTCGCTGCCCGTCATCGCGTCCCGGACTCCCAAAACCTGGGATGTCCGGATCGTGGACGAGAGCCGCGCGGTCGTCCGGAAGGACATGGTCGACGCGATGATCCGGGAGCGGGGGGCCGAGAACCTCCTCGTGGGGATCTCAACCCAGATGACCTGCTATACCCCCCGGGCCTACGAGATCGCGGATCAATTCCGCGCGCGGGGCGTCAAGGTCTGCATGGGGGGAACCCATGCCACGTATTTGCCGGACGAGGCCAAGCTTCACGCCGACGCGGTCGTGAAGTTCGAGGCCGACGAGATCTGGCACCGGGTCGTTGCGGACTTTGAGCGCGGCGCGCTCCAACCGTTCTATGAAATGGGCGACTATCCGACGATGGAGAACTACGTCCATCCCCGGATCGACCTCCTTCCGAGCGGTTGCTACATGACGAACCAATGTCTCCAAACCACACGCGGCTGCCATTTCGACTGCGAGTTCTGCAGCGTGTCCCCCTTCAACGGGAAGAGTTCCCGCCGGCGGTCGATCGACGACATCATCGCCGAAATCCAGCGGATCAAGGAGTGGCGCCGAAACCAGCTGGTGGAAAAGATGATCCGGGGACCCGTCTGGCACCGGATCGGAACCGGCCTTCGGATCCTGACCGGGATCGAGGACGGAACGATCTTCGCCTTCGTGGACGACCTCCACAACTCGAACCGCGATTATTGCAAAAAACTCTGGACCGCGCTAAAAGAGATGAATATCAAATGGGGGGCCCAGTGCACCCTGTTCCTGGGGAACGATCCGGACATGGTAAAGCTGGCGGCCGACAGCGGCTGCGTCTCGATGTTCGTCGGGATGGAATCGATCAATCAGGACGTTCTGACCGAGATGAACAAGGGGTTCAACCAGGACAAGCGCTACGAGGACCAGATCCAGTGCTTCCATGATCACGGCATCATGGTGAACCCCGGGATCATCTTCGGAGCGGACGCGGACGACGACTCGGTCTTCGAGAATACGGTCGAGTTTCTGATCAAATGCCGCGTGGAACTGGCCTACATCAATATCTCGACCCCGCTTCCGGGGACGGCGCTGTTCGAGCGCCTGAAAACCGAGGGCCGCATCTTCGACTGGGACTGGTCCAAATACGACGGGAAGCACGTCGTCTATTACCCCAAACGGATGACCCCGGAGGTTTTGCAGGAAGGCTTCTTCTGGGCCAACCGCCAGTTCTTTTCGATCTCCTCGATCGCCACCCGTATGTCCTCCACGAGCCAACGGTTCGCCGCGCGCTGGGTCATGAATTGGCGGTTCCGGCAGCTCATCCGGCGGACCTGTCCCGCGGGCCAGTTGTCTCCGCTGGCCAAGACCTTGAAGAAGCTCCATGTGGAGCTTCCCTCGATCGACACGGGCCATCTGATTCCGAACGCCTTGGGCGCCGTGAAGACATCGGTCAAAGAGGCGACCACCCAGATCGACCGCTTCCTCAAAATGAAGGTGAAGAAGCACGAGGGGTTGACCACCCTGTTGATCGAGTTGGAAGGCACCCTGGACCGCTTCAACGTCACCGAGGTCAAGAAACGGATCCTGCGGGCGGCCAACAAGGCGAAAATGGACATCGTGATTAATTTCGAACATCTCAAGTACGCCGCGCCAGAGGCGATCTCAACGCTGCTGGACTGGCGTCCGCTCAAGCATCTGGCCCCCGCGGTGCGGGTCAAAGTGATGAATCTGAAAAACTCCTTCCGGGAGACGGTGGACCATCTTGCATTGTCGGGACGAGAGATCTCGAAGGAGGATCTGTCGAAGCCCAACTATGCATGA
- the dapF gene encoding diaminopimelate epimerase, which yields MKKIPFWKMSGSGNDFILVDNRRGALGAFKGRRINRFAATVCTHRLSVGGDGLILIERPAHPRQAHFRWRLFNADGTEAELSGNGGRCAARFAYLRKIAPAKMVFETLAGPIRAEIRGTNVKIQMPTPQSLRLDIKIPVRDKTYVGHFLNTGVPHTVLLVDDPATAAVVELGRAIRHHELFRPAGTNVNFATVQTPRLARMRTYERGVEDETLACGTGAVATALIAGAMGRGASPMTLRQQSGMALRVHYRWDGRQFSDVFLEGDARVVYTGEMGDETLFT from the coding sequence ATGAAAAAGATTCCCTTTTGGAAAATGAGCGGCAGCGGAAACGACTTCATCCTGGTCGACAACCGCCGCGGCGCGTTGGGCGCGTTCAAGGGCCGGCGGATCAACCGCTTCGCCGCGACGGTCTGCACGCACCGCCTCTCGGTCGGCGGCGACGGCCTGATCCTGATCGAACGGCCCGCGCATCCCCGGCAGGCCCATTTCCGCTGGCGGCTGTTCAACGCCGACGGGACCGAGGCCGAGCTATCCGGCAACGGCGGGCGCTGCGCCGCGCGGTTCGCGTATCTCCGCAAGATCGCGCCGGCCAAGATGGTTTTCGAGACGCTGGCCGGGCCGATCCGGGCCGAAATCCGCGGGACGAACGTCAAGATCCAGATGCCGACGCCGCAGTCGCTCCGGTTGGATATCAAGATCCCGGTTCGGGACAAAACCTATGTCGGCCATTTTCTCAACACCGGCGTCCCCCATACCGTCCTGCTCGTGGACGATCCCGCCACGGCCGCGGTGGTCGAACTGGGGAGGGCGATCCGCCATCATGAGCTGTTCCGGCCGGCCGGCACCAACGTCAACTTTGCGACGGTTCAAACGCCGCGCCTCGCCCGGATGCGGACGTACGAGCGGGGCGTCGAGGACGAAACGCTCGCCTGCGGGACCGGCGCCGTGGCGACGGCCCTGATCGCCGGAGCGATGGGTCGGGGCGCTTCCCCCATGACCCTTCGACAGCAGAGCGGGATGGCCCTCCGCGTTCACTATCGCTGGGACGGGAGGCAGTTCTCCGATGTTTTTCTGGAAGGCGATGCCCGCGTGGTTTATACCGGAGAGATGGGTGATGAAACCCTGTTTACGTAG
- the argH gene encoding argininosuccinate lyase has protein sequence MKKQTKNKKMWSGRFTEETHRRVEAFTSSLPFDRRLFRQDIAGSIAWTRALSQAKVLTKDEADKITEGLKGVREAIEEGRASFSEQDEDIHMAVERLLTEKIGELGGKLHTGRSRNDQVVLDLRLYLRDEIKRIIEAIKDLQDVFVDKAKSHVDVILPGYTHLQKAQPIRYAHYLLAYYEMLERDRQRFLDGFQRVNVMPLGSGALAGTNYPINREALAGELGFPSVTENSLDAVSDRDGAIEFLAAACILMMHLSRFCEELVLWSTDEFGFLDLPDAFCTGSSLMPQKKNPDVPELIRGKTGRVYGHLMALLTVMKGLPLAYNRDLQEDKEAVFDSVDTVKASLSILTEMIQGVAVRRKAAAKAAETGFLLATEAADYLVEKGLPFRQAHDVVGRIVRYGLDQGRDLKQLSLKEFQKFSGLFQKDIIGYLDLEASVERKQQTGATAKKRIMERIRRIKGK, from the coding sequence ATGAAAAAACAAACCAAAAATAAAAAAATGTGGTCAGGACGGTTCACGGAAGAGACGCACCGGCGCGTCGAGGCCTTCACCAGCTCTCTTCCGTTCGACCGGCGGCTGTTCCGGCAGGACATCGCAGGGAGCATCGCCTGGACCCGCGCCCTGTCCCAAGCCAAGGTTTTGACGAAGGACGAGGCGGACAAAATCACGGAAGGGCTGAAGGGCGTCCGGGAAGCCATCGAGGAGGGCCGGGCCTCTTTTTCCGAACAGGACGAAGACATCCATATGGCGGTGGAACGATTGCTGACCGAGAAGATCGGCGAACTGGGAGGAAAACTCCACACCGGCCGGAGCCGAAACGACCAGGTGGTCCTGGACCTGCGGCTCTACCTGCGGGACGAGATCAAGAGGATCATCGAGGCGATCAAGGACCTGCAGGACGTTTTTGTGGACAAAGCCAAGAGCCATGTCGACGTCATCCTTCCCGGCTACACCCATCTTCAGAAGGCCCAGCCGATCCGCTACGCCCATTACCTTCTGGCCTACTACGAAATGCTGGAGCGCGACCGGCAGCGTTTCCTGGACGGCTTTCAACGTGTCAACGTCATGCCGCTCGGCTCCGGGGCCTTGGCCGGAACGAACTACCCGATCAACCGCGAAGCGTTGGCCGGAGAGCTGGGATTTCCGTCCGTCACGGAAAACAGCCTGGACGCCGTAAGCGACCGGGACGGCGCGATCGAGTTTCTGGCCGCGGCGTGCATCCTGATGATGCATCTGTCGCGGTTCTGCGAAGAACTGGTGTTGTGGTCCACGGATGAATTTGGTTTTTTGGACCTGCCCGACGCCTTTTGTACCGGAAGCAGCCTCATGCCGCAGAAGAAGAACCCGGATGTGCCCGAGTTGATTCGGGGCAAGACCGGCCGCGTTTACGGCCATCTGATGGCGTTGCTGACGGTCATGAAGGGCCTCCCGCTGGCCTACAACCGGGACCTCCAGGAGGACAAAGAGGCTGTATTCGACTCGGTCGACACCGTGAAGGCCAGCCTGTCGATCCTGACCGAAATGATCCAAGGGGTCGCGGTTCGGCGAAAGGCCGCGGCAAAGGCGGCCGAAACCGGTTTCCTTCTCGCGACCGAGGCGGCCGACTACCTGGTCGAAAAGGGCCTGCCCTTTCGACAGGCCCATGACGTGGTCGGCCGGATCGTCCGCTACGGCCTGGATCAAGGGCGGGATTTGAAGCAGCTTTCCTTGAAGGAATTCCAAAAATTTTCGGGCCTTTTTCAGAAAGACATCATCGGCTATCTCGATCTGGAGGCTTCCGTGGAGAGAAAGCAACAAACAGGCGCGACCGCCAAGAAGCGGATCATGGAACGGATCCGCCGGATCAAGGGCAAGTAG
- the lysA gene encoding diaminopimelate decarboxylase — MHEFRYRQNELYCEDLPVKTIAKEVGTPFYLYSAKTLLNHYRAYDAAFASIPHLITFAMKANSNLAILRLFAREGGGADIVSSGELYRALRAGVDPQKINFAGVGKTAEEIRYALESNILMFNVESSQELRKIDEVAGRMTMKARVALRVNPNVDPKTHPYISTGLKKHKFGISIDKALEEYKLAATLKHIEVVGIHKHIGSQLTETAPYVDALQRLLALVEELKRIGIQIRYVNIGGGLGITYDHETPPQPKDLARAIGPLVKDLKCVLIMEPGRALVGNAGILVTKVLYTKEGDGKKFVIVDAAMNDLIRPSLYGAFHQIQPVTLRGRNSITADVVGPICESADFLAKGREMEECLPEEYLAVMSAGAYGFAMASNYNARPRTPEILVNGDRYHIVRERETHADLIKGEHIPDFLK, encoded by the coding sequence ATGCATGAGTTTCGGTACCGCCAGAACGAGCTCTACTGCGAGGATCTCCCCGTCAAGACCATCGCCAAGGAAGTCGGCACGCCGTTTTATTTATACAGCGCCAAGACCCTCTTAAATCACTACCGGGCCTACGACGCGGCCTTCGCTTCGATCCCGCACCTCATCACCTTCGCGATGAAGGCCAACTCCAATCTGGCGATCCTGCGGCTGTTCGCCCGGGAGGGCGGCGGCGCGGACATCGTCTCGTCCGGGGAATTGTACCGGGCCCTTCGGGCCGGGGTGGATCCCCAGAAGATCAATTTTGCCGGCGTCGGAAAAACGGCCGAGGAGATCCGCTACGCCCTCGAGTCGAACATCCTGATGTTCAACGTCGAGTCCTCCCAGGAGCTCCGGAAGATCGACGAGGTGGCGGGACGGATGACAATGAAGGCCCGGGTGGCCTTGAGGGTCAACCCCAACGTGGACCCGAAAACGCATCCCTACATCTCGACCGGCCTCAAGAAACACAAATTCGGGATCAGCATCGACAAGGCCCTGGAGGAGTACAAGCTCGCCGCCACCCTCAAACACATCGAGGTGGTCGGGATTCACAAACACATCGGATCGCAGTTGACCGAGACCGCCCCGTATGTCGACGCCCTTCAGCGGCTCCTGGCCCTGGTGGAGGAACTCAAGCGGATCGGGATACAGATCCGGTACGTGAACATCGGGGGAGGGTTGGGCATTACGTATGATCACGAAACTCCGCCGCAACCCAAGGACCTGGCCCGCGCGATCGGACCGCTCGTGAAGGACCTCAAATGCGTCCTGATCATGGAGCCGGGCCGGGCGCTGGTCGGAAACGCCGGCATCCTGGTCACCAAGGTCCTTTACACCAAGGAAGGGGACGGCAAGAAGTTCGTAATTGTGGACGCCGCCATGAACGATCTCATCCGTCCCAGCCTCTACGGCGCGTTTCATCAGATCCAGCCGGTGACTCTCCGGGGACGGAACTCGATCACGGCCGACGTGGTGGGGCCGATCTGCGAGTCGGCCGATTTCCTGGCCAAGGGCCGCGAGATGGAGGAATGCCTCCCGGAGGAATACCTGGCCGTCATGAGCGCCGGCGCGTACGGGTTCGCCATGGCCTCGAATTACAATGCCCGCCCCCGGACCCCCGAGATTCTGGTCAACGGGGACCGCTATCATATCGTGCGGGAGCGCGAGACGCACGCCGATCTGATCAAGGGCGAGCACATCCCGGATTTTTTGAAATAA